The nucleotide sequence GAGCCGGCGGCGACGGTGTATGTCCCGGGGGCGCCGGAGCCGGGGCGAAGCTGGTAGCAGCGGATGTCGGGGGAGTTGACGTTTGTGACGGGGCCGTTGGATTGGTAGTTGGATGTTTGGCGGACGTATTGCCAGTCGGGGGTGTTGGCTATGCTTGGGAAGGTGTCTTGGGGAGGTTAGTTGGGTTGAAGGTTGAAAGGGGGGGCGGATGATGAGAAAGGGAGTTCGTACAGTGTGCctctgcggcggcggccgcgaggacggcgagggtggtggagagctTCATCTTGGGAGTGACGGGCTTGAGCTTGTAGGCTGAGGGAAGAACTACGCGCAATGGGACATTTTGAGCTTCAAGAGGGCCTCTGGGGGAATAGCCCCCTCCAGAGCTTTTAAGACGCAGAAAATCGAGGTCATGTTTCATTTCACCCACTGTCAACACTCTACACGGATATCACGCCCGCCAGTCTGAATCGGGTCTTCCCCCGTGCCCATCGTCATCGTGCGCCAAGAGACGGAGCCGCTGCCGAGCGGGTAAACAGAAAGACGGCGGATAAATGCCATCCCCAGACCACGACAACCAGTGGGTATATTACTCCTATAGTGAAACTACTATGTGTTGATATGCCTTGCGTGGATGCCAAGCCATCGGAAAGCAGGCATTTGACATCCTCTGATCTGGGGTGCAGACGTTGTGATCCCTTGGTAAAACAGTGTTTCGGCACTTGTCAACCTGTCAAATTTCTCTCTAAAACAATGCAGGTTGCTTCACCCCAGACGGGCATATTGAATTGAGGGTAGCAAAGGTTGGTGTCAGGAAGTGAAGAAGAGACAAAGATTGCTCGACTGCCGGAAGGGGTAAGGCCGTGGGTGGTTTCCCTCCTCAAGGGACAACACTCGAGAGTCTACACAAAAGAATGCTTGCCAGCAGCatttcccctccccagtAAAAAGAAGCGTAGAAGACTCAAATACTTCAAATAGATACTGTTCCAAAGTAAAGACATACCAAATCATTGCAAACCTGGCTTCGCAAACATGTGTAGAACACGCATTGATCACTACTCAGAGCGCGATGTACGACGCTAGATGTCCACGAGGCCCTTCTCACCGACAGAACGAGGTGATTACACGGTCCACAGCATCACAATCATACACAAACCCGTGAATCCACAAGATCCCGAGTATACCTCGGAGGGACCCTGTGACGCAACACCCAATGGCCATGACGAGCTAAGCCGCGTTTAGTTCAGGATGAGCCACCTCCATCTGATCGAGTGGAAGGACCGCGAGGCTCCCTGGAGAGACGAGATAACGACCGAGGTTCGGAAATTCCCCCTCTTGGCGACAGAGCTGTCAGAGTGCAAGCATCACAGCTGCTGCATCGTCAAACCCACCATCCTCTTTTGCGACCACTACTGGAGGGAGGCGTGGtgtgacgatgacgaggacttCCCGGAGGCAGATATATGGACCGACCAGCCGGTGGCATATAACAACGCGCGGAGGTCGCGACTCCCGCGAGGGGGAGAGACTACAAGGGGTTCGTATAGCAGGAGTTTCATTACCTGGGCCACCTCGCCACGGTAGGCCGCAGCAAGCAACACCGAAAGGCTGGCCGACGGTGGTTCGACATATACCAGGAGGAGGACCACCCTGAAATCTTCAACTTTGAGGACAGCCCAATGCTGCCGCTCAAGCCCTTCCCGCTGGAGCTCGTCTACAGGCACGACCTCGAAGGCGTCGACCTGACCGCCTGGGAAGAAGagcacaacaacaccctccccgaTCTGAAACCGATCTACATCGACGTGAACCACTACCCGCTCGCCAGCGAATGGTCTTGTTTCGCTGAGGAGGAACATATCGATAAAGACCATGTGCCGCACATTCAACTGGCAAGATACGGACACGAGCTGTTTAGTCGCAAGCACGAACTGTGGTCAATCATCATGGTGGAGACGATGGGGGGAAACGGTGTCTTTGGCTTAGGCGGAAAGTTGGTGCACAGCTTCTTGGAAAGCCACGTTGAAGACATGGAGAACAAGTCCAGGCTGCTTACCGAATGCTGGCAAAAGTATTTGTACTGGCTGCGCATGTCGCTGATGAGAGTCGAGAGGTTGCCAGCGCCCGGGCAGATTCTGACAACGGCCGAGGGCTTCACAATAGAGCGCGATATCCTGGACACGTGGGCATGGGGGCGAGAGAAATCATACGAGGATGTTTACCAAGAGGTCATAGACGGGAATATGTTTCCCGAGTACTGGGAGAGAGCCTTGTATGAGGTTTTCACGTACTGGGTGCAATTCAAGCGAGCGAAGGCCGGCTATCGTTATCTCATCGACAAATGGATAGAAGAACAGGATGAGTTGGGACTCGAACTTGATCCATTACCGAAGTTCAATGACATGGCAGATCTTATCGGGAACCATTGGTTctggggtggttgggggatTGATTGATCATCAATTGGGAACCGCCTGGAGTACGACGAGATGCTATGTATGATCTGGCAAAGCCACCTTCCAAGTGAAAACCGAGGGGGTGGGCCCGTTATCCAATAaataagaaagaaagatGAGGGGCACAAAAAACATCGTCGCCTGCAGGATTCGAACCTACGCTCCCGAGGGAACGCCCTTAGCAGGGGCGCGCGTTAACCACTCCGCCAAAGCGACCTCCGATCATGCTTTCCAAGGCAGAAATTAGGTCCAGATTCGTGTCGCGCTCCCCCATTCGACGCCACTTCCACTTCCTGCATGGCTACCTATCTTGGGGGACATCGAGATAAGccctgcagcagcagcagcagcacccgcGAAACGGCTCGAGAGATAAGAGACCAGCCCTCTCATGTGGCTCAAATTCTTTGTCTGCCATGCCGATGGCTGTCCTTCCCCTCTTACGCAAATTGGTAGCAATCATGTCAGAAGCCCTGGCAGCTActattaccaccaccaccactcccacgcttgatgctgctgatgaggtCGAGCTGGCGAGGGTGGACGGCCTTGTCGAGCGCCTCGCCTCTGCATTCGAAGCCGGCCTGGACTTTTACAATACTTGGCTACAGAGGCAACAAGCATCAAACAGCTACCACACAAGCACCAGCACCCACCGCTTccaccccgccgccgcccggGTCCGCCCGATCAAATGCGCCGTGGGCACCTCTCTTGACATGTCCAGCTACCGGATTCAGTCTACCTATCAAATCGGCTTTACTCTCATCGGTCCCGAGTTTGCAGCCGGCGACGGTCCGtggctttttttgtttgtttgtttgtttccgCGTAAGGGTAGAATATCTGATCCATCCCAATCCAGATCGAACCTGCCAAACCCTCcacaccaacctctccctcctccaatccAAGATACGCCACCTCTGCCACACAATCAGTTCCTCCCTtgaccctcaccaccaaccgcaacctctccctcttcgaGAAGTTTATCTTTGCTCTGAACAAGTCCGTCTTAGCTCTGTTTCTGCCCTGACGCAACAGTACCGCCGCATGGCAGCTGGCCGGCCTTCTCTCCCGAGAAACTTGCCTGTTCCCAGACCGAAGCGGATGTCGGCTTTGCTGGATGATTTGGATGAGGCTGACTTGCGGTTCATGTCGGAAGAGAGGCCGATGAGCGAAGGGAGCTTTGTCACGGtaggggatgggggtggggtggagagggtggtgacggCGGAGAGCGAGGTTCCTGTTGTGGAGGTGAGGTCGAatccgccctcgccgccgtTGACGCCcaaggtgaggggggtggaggggttctGGAGTGGGGGTTGTGTTCAAGGAAGTGTGAAGATAGGAGGTTGAAGGGAAACAAAGCGGGTCGGGTCTTTGGCAATTGCGCGTTCCGGTTTTGATTTGGTGGTTTTTGGTATACGagctgggttgttggggcGGGTGGTAGGCGCTGGGGTGTGATTTTGTGATTTGTGTACTTGATCGTTCTTGTTCCAGAGTCAAATATTCAGTGTTCTGACATCTCTTGTATGTAGTGAGATGCTGTCTTATGTCGTTGCTAGTATTGTCCCCACAACCCGTGCCCAGAGCTCTGTCCAGAAGGCAATCTATGCTGCTATGACGCGAGAGACAGTTCATCACATCAACTTTCGAACCCTGCAACTTGTAATTAAGCAGCCGTCGTTCCACCTTAACTTGTGCAGCCAGGTAAGTGCCTCGTAGTTACCTGGCCAAGGAGCGTAAAAAAAATCGTAGACAGGAGTGATACTTCATGTTGAGCCCCCCAAAGAATGGACTGGCTAGTTTGCGGAGAGAAGGAATGTGTCAGTCGAGCATTCGTGGACAACATTTCCCTAAATACTCATTTGCTAACCACTCCCTCGTTCTTAAGATTTTAATTCTCAAACATCATATTTTTCTTAATTCCCAAAGAAAACCAGTGCCGCTTGAATGTTTGATGAGTTTCAGAGAGCGACGACAGTCAAAGAAAGAGCGCACAGGCCACAACGGAGAAAAGCTGTTGCTGGCGCCGAGCCCGACCGGGATTCTCAAACAGCACTAGCGCGGCGCGCTACGCAGCCTGCAAGCTCCATCATTCAGTTGTTGCGCCTCGAGGACAGCAGCGGTCTTTTGTCCGCCTGCCAAACGAAACTTTCCCCTCTACAACAAACCCAACTCCCCAGCACTCTCCTGCTGCTCACACCGCGCAGCTTGTCTCTGGCGATTCGCCGCCTCAGCAGCATCCGAATTGCCAGATAACCAATTGCGAATTCCGAATTCCCACCATGGCCGACAACCACTACGGAGGCGACTCCGAGTCAGAAGACGACAACTTCAACCCGGCCCCAGCCGACCTGTCGGATGAGGAACAGGATGCCAACGACAGCAGCCCCCGCGTGTCCCGTAAGAACGACCATCGCAGTAGCAGCCCGGTAGCCGATGGGGATcacgatgaagatgaagacgaagATGAACGCCCCTCGGGTCGCGCCACCAAGCGTCCGCGCATCGccgctgatgatgatgatgatgatgatgatgatgatggtggtggcggcgaggatgatgaagaggaggaagacgatgaggagggcggtggtcaCCGAGAtggcgatgaagatgacgaggaggacgaagaggacgaagaagatgaggatgacgtgCAGCATGTGAGTCTGCATCCCGCTTCGCTTCTCTTTCCAATTGCTGACTTGGATCGCGCAGAGCCACCGCAGGAAGCGTCGCAAGCCTGCCGGTGTGGGCAATCTGTTCGATATCGAAGCCGAGGTcgacgatgaagacgaagacgaagcCGACGACAGAGATGGCGAGGAGATCGAGGACTTCATCGACAATGCCCACCCTGACGATATCGCCGACAGCGGCGGCATGAACGACGACAGGAGACATCGTGACCTCGACCGGAGACGCGAGCTGGAGGCCAGCCTCGACGCCGAAAAGCAAGCCGAGATCCTGCGTGAGCGTTATGGCAAACGTGCGCCCACCAGAGGATACAGTGACATGGCCATTGTGCCCAAGCGCCTGCTTCTTCCCAGCGTCAATGACCCCGGCATCTGGGCCGTTAGGTGCAAGGAAGGCAAGGAGCGCGAGGTTGTCTTCTCCATCATCCGCCGTGTTGAGGAGAGACTTGGTACCAAGAATGAGCTGCCCATCACTGCTGCCTTTGAGCGTGCCGGGCCCAATTCCGTCATGAAGGGTTACGTTTACATCGAGGCGCTCCGCCAAAACGATATCCTGCTCTCTTTGGACGGCATTCTCAACGTGTACCCTCGCACCAAGATGGATCTGGTTCCGATCAAGGACATGCCCGATCTCTTGCGCGTCATCAAGACCCCGAGCCTGACACCTGGTGCCTGGGTGCGCATGAAGAGGCCTGCGAAGCACGCTGGAGATCTCGCCCAGGTTCTCGACGTCACCGAGAATGGACTGGAAGCTAGAGTTAGGTTCATTCCCCGTCTGGACTATGGTGTAAGAGAGGATGGCATCGGTCCAGATGGCAAGCGCAAGCGTCCCGGCATCCCTGGACCCCGCCCACCCCAGCGGCTCTTCAGCGAAGCCGAGGCCAGGAAAAAGAACCCACGACATCTCCAGGGCAACCCACAGACGAACTCGTGGACATTTATGGGTGACGAATTTGAGAATGGGTTCCAAGTCAAAGATATCAAGATTCAGCTACTCGATGTCAAGGATGTAAACCCCACGCTCGAAGAGGTCACACGGTTCGCCGGTGGTTCCGAGGATGGCACAGAGAACCTTGACCTCAAGGCTCTTGCTGCCAGCTTGAAAGACAGCAGCTCCAACGTTGCTTATGTCCCCGGAGATGTGATCGAAGTGTACGAGGGCGAACAGCGCGGAGTGGTTGGCAAAGCCGTCGATGTTCGCGGTGACATAGTGACACTCAGAGTCACGGAAGGAAACCTCTCTGGGCAGACCATCGAGGTGCCCAACAAAGGTCTTCGCAAGCTGTTCAAGATTGGTGACCACGTCAAGGTCATCGGCGGCAGCCGTTTCCGTGACGAGGTGGGCATGGTGGTCAACATCTCGCAGGATCGTGTCACCCTGCTCACGGATCAGACCAACAACGAGGTCACAGTATTCAGCAAGGACCTCCGCGCCGCCAGTGATATTGGAGGACAGGGATCGCTTGGCCAGTACTCCCTCCTTGATCTGGTGCAGCTGGATGCGACGACTGTTGGCTGCATCGTCAAGGTTGACCGTGAGTCAGTGGGGGTGCTTGACCAGAATGGAGAGGTGAGGCAGGTTATGCCTTCTCAGATTACCAACAAGCTCCCAAAGAGGAGAACTGCCGTGGCTGCTGACAGGAGCGGCTCCGAGATTCGTCTGGATGATGTTGTCCGTGAGTACGGTGGTCAACAACGGCAGGGTAAAATCATTCACATTCATCGCTCTTTCATCTTCTTACACACCAACACGACCAACGAGAATGCCGGCGTTTTTGTCACACGTGCCGGCAACGTCAACACCATCGCGGCCAAGGGTGGTCGCATCAACAGCGGCGGTGGTCCTGACTTGACTGCCATGAACCCGGCCATGAAGCGAAGCCCTGCCGAGAACAACCGCATGGCAGCACCAAAGAGCTTCGGTCCGGACCGTGCCATCAACCAGACTGTCACTATCAGGAGGGGTGGATACAAGGGTTTGCTGGGTATCGTCAAGGATACCACGGATACCCACGCGCGTGTTGAGCTCCACACCAAGAGCAAGATTATTACCGTGCCCAAGGCGGACCTTGCCTTCAAGGACAAGGTCACTGGTAAGCCAATTGACATCTACTCCCGTGGCGGACGCGGTGGGGGCGGGTTTGGTGGTTCTGGAcgtggtgggtttggtggtggtggtggtggtggtagaggAGACTGGCCCGGTGGTAGAACCCCAATGGCCTCTGGGGCCGGCGGCCGTACCCCAGCTTGGGGCGGTGCATCATGTAAGTCTTGTTCCTTGACGATGTCAACACACGCACTAATAAATTACCTAGCTTCCTCTCGTACACCTGCCTGGAGCAGCAATGCCTCTGGCGCACGAACACCTGCCTGGCAAGACGGCTCTCGGACTGCCAACCCATACGACGGCAACCGGACTGCCTATGGAGGGGCCACGGCTtacggcggcagcggcgggcGCACCCCGGCGTGGAACTCTGGCTCCAAGACACCTGCCCATGACGGCTTTGGCCACGGATCCAAGACACCCGCCTACGGTGGAAGCGGCAGCGGCGACACCTGGGGCTCCAAGACTCCTGCTTATGGCGGCGGTCTTTCGGCACCAACCCCTGCTGCGAGTGGCGGTGCCGACTGGGGATACACTCCCGGAGCCAGCGGCAACTCGTACGACGCGCCCACGCCCGGCGCTGGTCTCGGTGCGCCCACGCCGGGAGCGTTCAGTGCTCCGACTCCGGGCGCCTACACGGCACCAACGCCGGCGCCCATCAGCGCTCCCACTCCGGGCGTGTGGGCAGGTGGATGGGGCGGGGACACAGCGCCAACACCTGCTGCCACTGCGCCCACTCCTGGTGCTTCCGGCTCGGGATACTATGGTGCTCCGACGCCGGCCCCCTTCACGGCGGAGACGCCTGCTGCCAGCGGGGGttatgacgatgatgaataggtggagtgtgtgtgttggcAGCGTTGTATAAAAAAAGGCAAGCCGGTGGATGGAAGATATCTTGAATTTCATGGCAATGCAATGGGCgtgttggtttttttttttttttttttagcgtttgttgttgatgatgatgtggtttTATTGgtagaagaaaaaagattAGTAATTGGCGCGCGGCGAGCAGCAAAATGAATAGAAGGGTAGCCTGCTTTTTACCTATCCTACAATAAACAAAACTGAGTGGTGTTGGATGTTATGTtttgtgatgatgttgacccCGCGTGACCTTTTGGGGGCGATGTAAacagccccctcccctcccctcccctccgcccaTCATGTGTTGCGGCGCGTGTGTGACTGTGATAAATTGGCGAGGAGgcacggaggaggagggagggagggggcatCGTGTGTCATAAGGTGGGGGATCCACATGAGCATTGTGCACACGCACctcacacacaaacacacagaGCCGATTCCCGAACCGCCGCCTGCTGAGCCCGCTTTGATCTtttcaaaaagaaaaaaaaaaagaaaaaaatccCCCAAAAAAACCCCTAGGGAATCTTTGCGAGAGATAATCTTCACTGTTATCTCTCTGTTTGCAACTCCTCTTTTAGATGAGGAGAACGAGATAGGGGGATTTCAGCCAACTTCTCAGCAGCGGAACCCCGCGTCAAAAACGTCATTGGATAATCATCCAACAGACACGATTAACACCACCAACCGACCTATCACAGGTGATGCTCTCGAGGGGAAATGTGCCGACAGGTCAGGCTGCATTTTGAGCCGTGCGGGCATTTTATCAAGATCAAGGTTGTTAGATGTCAGTTCACCTCAGcccaacctccctcccccagggaaggtaggtaggtagaggTAGCGGAACAGGAAAGGCTGACATAGAGAATTCTAGGTCATAGTCGACACTGCGGCTTTGTGCCTGGGCGGGAGAATAATAGGGCGATTACGGAGAGAAAGTACACTGATAACTTTCGGAGGTATCCGGGGTGTCCAGATGAGAGGTGTCAGTATTATTGGGATGGGTGGCATGCTTccaagggggggagggaggagagtgagggttatgagggggagagaaggggggagagggaacggaggatggggagggagagggagagggagagggagagggagagggtgtaTTATTGACCGTGAGGGGGGTCTATCTGTTTGGGATCGAGGTtgggttttgtttttgggagTTCTGGTTAGGGGATAGGAATGGTCTGATCATCGCAAGAGGTCATTTGAGGGCGGGGGCTCCTGTAGACGAGTCTAGAGTTTGCAGCGTCACCTTGGGGGTAATCTTTCAGCGTGGGATTCAATGGTTCAATGAGCACTCAATTCACTGATTTCATGAGGGGATCCAACCTGAACATTATCACACTTCGTCCGTGCCACCGCCATGCTCATGTTCAATTCATGTTCTCATTCATCCTTTACAAATATATACCGCCCCATCTTATAtacaaccctcctccctcactACAACCCGACAGCAATAGCAGTCAACGCCCACTCCATAAACCCAGCATTCGTATCCCGAATATTATTGTTGAACTCGGCCGTCGTCGGATAAAAATTGGTCGAGTACCCAAACTCCATCGTGAACCCATAAACCTTACTCACCCCCGGCTCAGCCCAAAACCTGCTAAAAGCATAATCATCACTCGCCCCCGAGGTGGGATACAGCCCCACCGCCTGCTGGCTAACATAGCTCCTCGAACCCACACCCTTCATACCCGCCACGGTGGCATCCGCCGCCCTCTTGATGGCAGTCGCGTCCGCGGCAGGGATGTACTCCTTGTACACACTATCCCCCGtcacccccctcttcccatcatACGTCGAGTTCAAAAAGTTCATCTTTGGATCCGTCGACTGATTCACGTCATCCCCCCAAGAATACAAAATCGTCCCCGCGGCAGAGTGAATGTCCATGAACCATCTGATGCCGGGGAACTTGTCATAGACGGAGACGTGGTTCTTGGTCTCCTGCTCTGACTCGGGAGCGGTGCCGTAAAACGCCTCCGAGCTAGGGCTTGTAGAAGCAGGGGAGACGGACGAAGAGAAGAACTTGCGAAAGTTCCAGAGGAAGTTGAAGTTGCGGTTGAGATCAACGCCCACCGACGCGCCCGACGAGCCAGAGCGGGTGTTCCTGTTCTTGCGCCAGAGAGAACCAGACGACTGGTCGTAGACCACGCCGTCTGGGTTGACGAGCGGGAAGAGGACAATCCCCGCGCTGAGCACAGACTTTACCTGGGCGTTGGTGTACGTCTTTTTGCCGTAGGTCAGCCCAGACCCGGACTTGTTCGCCGCGAGGAGGTCAGAAACCCAGTAGAGGAGGTTGTCGGGCCCGCCGCGCTCGCGGGCGTGCATGCCAGCCGAGAGGTAGAGCCGGTACTTTGACGTGTCGGGACCGGCTCCGGTGTAGGCGGCGACCGAGGTGCGGCCTTGGAAGGTGGTGTAGGGGAGGTTGTACTTGAAGAAGGCGCCCGGGTAGGCGTTTGCGAGGCCGGTGAGCGCAGAGTTAATCTCGTTGACGTTGAGGATGCTGGCGATGCTGGCCGTGCTGGCTTTGGTTCCGAGGCCCGAGGGGGTCACGGAGCCGCCGCTGAAGCGATCGCCGGTGCCGATGGGGGCTTTGCCCGAGGTTTGGCGCTTGTCGAGGGCAGTCTCCTGGACGGTGATGGCCTCGTCCGAGCTGTACTCGCCGTGAAGCCAGCTGATCTGGTCTCTGGTGAGGAGAGCCTGGAGCTCAAACTTGCCATCGCTGGTGGGATGGGCGATGGGCCTGCAGCCGAAATCGAGCGTGTTGTTGGCCACGAGATCGGAGAAGTGTGCTGGGCTGGGAGCCCTGATCTGAACGGGCAGTAGCTCCTCCGCGAGAGACGCGGTGACCTGGAGCGCCAccacggcggcggctggCACAAACTGTTTCATGTTGAATCCGGAAAGGTTGAACGCCTAGCAATCCAGACCTGGCTAGAAAGGCTGGGCGTTGTGAAGAAGAAAGGGGGTGAACTTTCCAGTTATTTAACATTTTGAACAGTCGTTGCAGTTTGAAC is from Podospora pseudopauciseta strain CBS 411.78 chromosome 5 map unlocalized CBS411.78m_5.2, whole genome shotgun sequence and encodes:
- a CDS encoding uncharacterized protein (EggNog:ENOG503P1M9); this encodes MPMAVLPLLRKLVAIMSEALAATITTTTTPTLDAADEVELARVDGLVERLASAFEAGLDFYNTWLQRQQASNSYHTSTSTHRFHPAAARVRPIKCAVGTSLDMSSYRIQSTYQIGFTLIGPEFAAGDDRTCQTLHTNLSLLQSKIRHLCHTISSSLDPHHQPQPLPLREVYLCSEQVRLSSVSALTQQYRRMAAGRPSLPRNLPVPRPKRMSALLDDLDEADLRFMSEERPMSEGSFVTVGDGGGVERVVTAESEVPVVEVRSNPPSPPLTPKVRGVEGFWSGGCVQGSVKIGG
- a CDS encoding uncharacterized protein (MEROPS:MER0001196; COG:O; EggNog:ENOG503NZZU), which codes for MKQFVPAAAVVALQVTASLAEELLPVQIRAPSPAHFSDLVANNTLDFGCRPIAHPTSDGKFELQALLTRDQISWLHGEYSSDEAITVQETALDKRQTSGKAPIGTGDRFSGGSVTPSGLGTKASTASIASILNVNEINSALTGLANAYPGAFFKYNLPYTTFQGRTSVAAYTGAGPDTSKYRLYLSAGMHARERGGPDNLLYWVSDLLAANKSGSGLTYGKKTYTNAQVKSVLSAGIVLFPLVNPDGVVYDQSSGSLWRKNRNTRSGSSGASVGVDLNRNFNFLWNFRKFFSSSVSPASTSPSSEAFYGTAPESEQETKNHVSVYDKFPGIRWFMDIHSAAGTILYSWGDDVNQSTDPKMNFLNSTYDGKRGVTGDSVYKEYIPAADATAIKRAADATVAGMKGVGSRSYVSQQAVGLYPTSGASDDYAFSRFWAEPGVSKVYGFTMEFGYSTNFYPTTAEFNNNIRDTNAGFMEWALTAIAVGL
- the SPT5 gene encoding transcription elongation factor spt5 (EggNog:ENOG503NUM8; COG:K; BUSCO:EOG09260NXC), with amino-acid sequence MADNHYGGDSESEDDNFNPAPADLSDEEQDANDSSPRVSRKNDHRSSSPVADGDHDEDEDEDERPSGRATKRPRIAADDDDDDDDGGEDDEEEEDDEEGGGHRDGDEDDEEDEEDEEDEDDVQHSHRRKRRKPAGVGNLFDIEAEVDDEDEDEADDRDGEEIEDFIDNAHPDDIADSGGMNDDRRHRDLDRRRELEASLDAEKQAEILRERYGKRAPTRGYSDMAIVPKRLLLPSVNDPGIWAVRCKEGKEREVVFSIIRRVEERLGTKNELPITAAFERAGPNSVMKGYVYIEALRQNDILLSLDGILNVYPRTKMDLVPIKDMPDLLRVIKTPSLTPGAWVRMKRPAKHAGDLAQVLDVTENGLEARVRFIPRLDYGVREDGIGPDGKRKRPGIPGPRPPQRLFSEAEARKKNPRHLQGNPQTNSWTFMGDEFENGFQVKDIKIQLLDVKDVNPTLEEVTRFAGGSEDGTENLDLKALAASLKDSSSNVAYVPGDVIEVYEGEQRGVVGKAVDVRGDIVTLRVTEGNLSGQTIEVPNKGLRKLFKIGDHVKVIGGSRFRDEVGMVVNISQDRVTLLTDQTNNEVTVFSKDLRAASDIGGQGSLGQYSLLDLVQLDATTVGCIVKVDRESVGVLDQNGEVRQVMPSQITNKLPKRRTAVAADRSGSEIRLDDVVREYGGQQRQGKIIHIHRSFIFLHTNTTNENAGVFVTRAGNVNTIAAKGGRINSGGGPDLTAMNPAMKRSPAENNRMAAPKSFGPDRAINQTVTIRRGGYKGLLGIVKDTTDTHARVELHTKSKIITVPKADLAFKDKVTGKPIDIYSRGGRGGGGFGGSGRGGFGGGGGGGRGDWPGGRTPMASGAGGRTPAWGGASSSSRTPAWSSNASGARTPAWQDGSRTANPYDGNRTAYGGATAYGGSGGRTPAWNSGSKTPAHDGFGHGSKTPAYGGSGSGDTWGSKTPAYGGGLSAPTPAASGGADWGYTPGASGNSYDAPTPGAGLGAPTPGAFSAPTPGAYTAPTPAPISAPTPGVWAGGWGGDTAPTPAATAPTPGASGSGYYGAPTPAPFTAETPAASGGYDDDE